From Solidesulfovibrio sp.:
TCGCCTGGCGCAAGGGGTTCTGCGGCCATGTCTGTCCGGTGGGCTTCGTGGCCACGCGCCTGGGCCGGCTCGGCCAGCGCCTGGGCCTGGCCCGGTCCGTGCCGGCGAAATGGGACGCGGCCCTTGGCCTGCCGAAATACCTGCTGTTGGCCTTTTTCCTCTCCACGACCTTTTTCGCCATGGACGCCGCCGCCGTGGCCGCCTTCGCCCGCTCGTCCTACAACATCACGGCCGACGCCCGGCTGCTCCTTTTCTTCACGCGGCCGGGCCTGACCGCCGTGGTCGTCCTGGCGGTGCTGGCCCTGCTGGGCCTGGTGTTTCGGGGGTCGTTTTGCCGCTGGCTGTGCCCGTACGGCGCGCTGCTCGGGCTTTTGGCCAAGATCGGCCCCACGGCCCTGTCCCGGGATGCCGGGGCCTGCACGGGTTGCGGCCGCTGCCGCAAGGCCTGTCCCGTGGATCTTCCCTTGGATGCCGGGGCGCGGCCCATGACCTGCTCGGGCTGCGCCTCGTGCGTGGTGGCCTGCCCCGCCTCGGCCCGGGCGGTGGAATTCCGTTTTCTGGGCGTCGGCGCGCCCTGGTGGCTGACGGCCGCGGGGACCTGCGCCGTCTTCGCCGTGGCCTTCGTCGCGGCCAATGCCCTGGGCTATTGGGATTCGCGCCTGCCGTCGGCCATGCTGGCCCGGCTCTACGCCATGGCCCTGGGCGGTTAATCACACGAATTTTAAAAAAAGCGTGTCAGTTGTCTTGCCAGCTATGCCCTTTGAGCATATAGCGTTGTCATAGACTTATGCTAATCATAACTCTCAGGGGGACGCCATGGGCAAGCTGGTCAAGGAACAACAGGAAGGCGGGCGGCTGCACATCGATTCGCCGCTCATGGGGGAATCGCTGGTCAGTCGGTCGTTGCTGTCGGGCATGGGACGACAGGAAGTCTTCCGCATGCATCCCGACGTCAACGTGCTCAAGATCGGCGGGCAGTCCATCATGGACCGGGGGGCCAAGGCCCTGCTGCCCATCA
This genomic window contains:
- a CDS encoding 4Fe-4S binding protein codes for the protein MLSRFSDPKFLSRLPQWFFFLASLAVGWRFYGFCRYALGAGPEAARPAAVEGFLPISALLGARLAATTGSWDPVHPAGLAIFLAALAMGFAWRKGFCGHVCPVGFVATRLGRLGQRLGLARSVPAKWDAALGLPKYLLLAFFLSTTFFAMDAAAVAAFARSSYNITADARLLLFFTRPGLTAVVVLAVLALLGLVFRGSFCRWLCPYGALLGLLAKIGPTALSRDAGACTGCGRCRKACPVDLPLDAGARPMTCSGCASCVVACPASARAVEFRFLGVGAPWWLTAAGTCAVFAVAFVAANALGYWDSRLPSAMLARLYAMALGG